AGTACCAGTTGCACAATGGCAAGCAAAGTCTGCGGAATCCGGGTTGGATCCACATCTTCCACCTGACCTGTCGCACTGTTGGCACGGCGAGTCAATACTTGCCGTCCAATTAACTGAAAAACCGCCAGAAAAAGCTGTTTTCAGAGCTTCCTCCGAAGCTGGACCACTAGCTAATGCCACAGTGCTCGTTTGATTGACCGTAACTATTATTTCGTTCTCACATCTCACTGTAGATAAGTCGAAGGGAACGCCGATCATTGTGTATATAACAAATACGTTGCTATTGCATTTGAGCGCATTTGGAAAAGTTGGTACTATTTGCGAACCAGAGCGGAGGGTGCAGCCATAATACAGAGTGATATTTTGGTCACCGGAGACATAGCTGAAAAGATTAAAATTCAGGGAGGCGTTCTCAAGGTTGTCCAAACAAAGATTACTACTCAGTAAATCATGTCTAGCCAGAGTAAGTATTCTACTACGATTGTTGATCCCTAACACTTTATATGTTGTTGATTCAATAACAATATTGGGGATGTCACTTTCGCACTTGATCTCAAAACTTGGATGACCACCACAGTACTCTGGTCTTCTCCCTCCCCAGAAAGGGTAATTTATCTTCATGTCGCCACAAACAAATGGCTCACCACACATTCTGAATTGCTCGTCATTTTGACAGAAAGACCCCGGTATGTAAAACAAGATAAATATTGTGGTAGTTAAGAGCAAAAAGTATGGATGGAGTTCTCGATGCATTTCTGTTTGATTAAAGGAATTAGCACCACCTAGAAAGGTATGAGCTAACTGGTTATAGTATAAAAAGAGCTATATACAATTCTATAATATTCTTGGTCTAAAAGAGAGATATAGGCGGGGAGGAGATGAGGAATTATAagggaaagagaaagaggagGAAGGTAAAAAGGTTTGGAAGGACACCAAATTCAATTTGAAGGATGAGATGTAAAATTCAACGATAAAGATGGGGTGCTTTATTTTGTCATTCTTTGGTCAACATATAGCAAAAACAGTAGAATGATCCTTGACAAACAGACAACAATTTCGCGTATATTTACAAACGAGATATAGAAGCTTCTACTGGAATTTAGGGGTAAGAGACTTGGTCTAATTTTTCAAACAACTTGTGCTAATGGCTGTTACATCCAACTACTAGCGTGGGTCCCGAAATTTAATTGATTATGATATgagtcaaatatttatatttggtCAGTATGAACTAATAGTCCCGTGAAAGAAACCATCTAGCTAAGACTAGA
Above is a genomic segment from Lycium barbarum isolate Lr01 chromosome 12, ASM1917538v2, whole genome shotgun sequence containing:
- the LOC132624672 gene encoding LEAF RUST 10 DISEASE-RESISTANCE LOCUS RECEPTOR-LIKE PROTEIN KINASE-like 2.1 → MHRELHPYFLLLTTTIFILFYIPGSFCQNDEQFRMCGEPFVCGDMKINYPFWGGRRPEYCGGHPSFEIKCESDIPNIVIESTTYKVLGINNRSRILTLARHDLLSSNLCLDNLENASLNFNLFSYVSGDQNITLYYGCTLRSGSQIVPTFPNALKCNSNVFVIYTMIGVPFDLSTVRCENEIIVTVNQTSTVALASGPASEEALKTAFSGGFSVNWTASIDSPCQQCDRSGGRCGSNPDSADFACHCATGTHPTDCNDGQLQAGGNLFSTIPS